The following are from one region of the Paenibacillus sp. JZ16 genome:
- the ehuC gene encoding ectoine/hydroxyectoine ABC transporter permease subunit EhuC, which translates to MPNSWIDFLPTLLKGAEITIVVAFFSAILAVVMSFAAGLCRLSKLWIIRTLTAVYVEVFRGTSLLVQLFWLYFALPFIGVELPKMLAAILAIGLNFGAYGSEIVRSAVLAVPKGQWEAAVALNLRPWQRLWNVILPQASLRMLPPFGNQLVELIKSTSLVYFITMADLTYQAMVLRNNYISWTTEILVLLLLMYFVIATLVSLAVRLLERKWTAGRL; encoded by the coding sequence ATGCCGAATTCGTGGATTGATTTTCTCCCTACGCTGTTGAAAGGGGCGGAGATCACGATTGTAGTTGCTTTCTTTTCAGCCATTCTTGCGGTCGTGATGTCCTTTGCAGCCGGGTTATGCCGACTGTCGAAGCTGTGGATCATTCGCACGTTGACAGCCGTGTACGTGGAAGTCTTTCGGGGGACCTCCTTGCTGGTGCAGCTGTTCTGGTTGTATTTCGCCCTTCCGTTCATCGGCGTCGAGCTTCCGAAAATGCTGGCTGCGATCCTCGCGATCGGGTTGAACTTCGGCGCATACGGCTCGGAAATCGTTCGCAGCGCCGTGTTGGCCGTTCCGAAAGGACAATGGGAAGCCGCTGTAGCGCTTAATCTGAGGCCTTGGCAAAGACTGTGGAATGTCATATTGCCTCAAGCGTCCCTGCGAATGCTTCCCCCTTTCGGGAATCAGCTTGTGGAGCTCATCAAATCCACCTCACTGGTTTATTTCATCACGATGGCGGATTTAACGTATCAGGCGATGGTGCTCCGCAATAATTACATCTCCTGGACGACCGAGATTCTGGTGCTGCTGCTCCTCATGTATTTTGTCATTGCTACGCTCGTTTCGCTGGCAGTTCGACTGCTGGAGCGTAAATGGACAGCGGGGAGGTTATAG
- the ehuB gene encoding ectoine/hydroxyectoine ABC transporter substrate-binding protein EhuB, with the protein MLSLIMGVSLAACGDKGSTLEQAIEQGYITVGFANEKPYAYKEANGELTGEAVEIARVILERLGIKEMRGELTEFGSLVAGLQAERFDLITAGMFINPDRCSAVLFANPEYSIGEAIAVKQGNPLGLGSYEDIANHDQAKVAVMTGAVEIGYMEKSGIPTDRIVQVPDQASAISALQADRVHAITMTGPSLQAMLDSASDDSIERVADFEQPVIDGESVRGYGATAFRQADTEFQEAYNAELQKMKESGELLEILQKFGFTEEELPGEMTAAALCGE; encoded by the coding sequence ATGTTGTCATTGATTATGGGGGTGTCGCTTGCGGCTTGCGGCGACAAAGGGAGTACATTGGAGCAAGCCATTGAGCAGGGGTATATCACCGTGGGATTTGCGAATGAGAAGCCTTATGCCTATAAAGAGGCCAACGGGGAGCTGACAGGAGAAGCGGTTGAGATTGCGAGGGTTATTTTGGAGCGGCTTGGCATCAAGGAAATGAGGGGAGAGCTTACGGAATTCGGATCGCTGGTTGCCGGACTGCAGGCCGAGCGGTTTGATCTAATTACCGCAGGCATGTTCATTAATCCGGATCGCTGCTCTGCCGTATTGTTTGCTAATCCGGAGTACAGCATCGGGGAAGCCATTGCGGTGAAGCAAGGGAATCCGCTGGGACTCGGAAGTTATGAGGATATTGCCAATCATGACCAAGCTAAGGTCGCCGTTATGACCGGTGCGGTCGAAATCGGCTATATGGAAAAGTCCGGCATTCCTACGGACCGGATTGTGCAGGTCCCCGATCAAGCCTCGGCCATTAGCGCCCTTCAGGCAGACCGGGTGCATGCAATTACCATGACGGGGCCGTCCCTGCAGGCGATGCTGGATTCGGCCAGCGACGACAGCATCGAACGCGTGGCTGATTTCGAGCAGCCGGTCATCGACGGCGAAAGCGTTCGCGGTTATGGAGCTACGGCTTTCCGCCAAGCGGATACCGAGTTCCAGGAGGCTTATAATGCGGAGCTTCAAAAAATGAAGGAGTCGGGCGAGCTGCTGGAAATTTTGCAGAAGTTCGGGTTCACAGAAGAAGAGCTCCCGGGCGAGATGACGGCCGCTGCCCTTTGCGGGGAATAG
- a CDS encoding exosporium glycoprotein BclB-related protein: MGPAGPTTGIAGPAGPAGPAGPVGPVGPVGPAGPTGATGATGATGAAAGGAIIPFASGIPLALTTVLGGLVGSVGLVGFGNSANTFTLAGGTIDLTGAAGTLLNMAFNTPRAGTITGISATFSTTVALSLLGTTVTITAQLYSAPATSNIFAPVPGALVTLAPPLTGVLALGTVSNGFVEGLAIPVPANTRLLMVFSATAAGATLVTAVAGYGSAGVSII; encoded by the coding sequence GTGGGACCTGCCGGACCGACAACTGGTATTGCAGGACCTGCTGGACCTGCCGGACCTGCTGGACCTGTCGGGCCTGTCGGACCTGTCGGACCTGCGGGACCTACTGGAGCTACTGGGGCAACAGGGGCTACAGGAGCAGCCGCCGGAGGAGCCATCATCCCATTCGCATCCGGCATACCGCTTGCTCTGACCACCGTTTTAGGCGGATTAGTCGGATCCGTTGGTCTCGTAGGATTTGGTAACTCGGCCAATACGTTTACGCTGGCTGGCGGTACGATTGACCTCACTGGAGCCGCTGGAACTCTGCTTAACATGGCGTTTAACACGCCACGAGCCGGTACCATCACTGGCATCTCCGCTACCTTTAGCACTACTGTGGCGCTTTCCCTGCTGGGAACTACGGTTACAATTACAGCACAACTGTACAGTGCGCCGGCTACAAGCAACATTTTCGCACCGGTACCAGGCGCTCTTGTTACGCTGGCTCCGCCTCTTACGGGCGTTCTCGCTCTCGGTACGGTAAGCAACGGCTTCGTAGAAGGCCTGGCTATTCCGGTGCCGGCCAATACACGCCTGTTAATGGTATTCTCGGCAACCGCAGCTGGCGCAACACTTGTCACTGCAGTGGCAGGTTACGGCAGCGCTGGTGTCAGCATTATATAA
- a CDS encoding SDR family NAD(P)-dependent oxidoreductase, producing MKFESKVVIVTGGASGIGEAAVRLFVEEGAKVVIADYSDRGQAVSDELRGAGFETLFVKTDVTQEQEVANMVKQTVEHFGRVDVLFANAGIAHDAPADQLSMDNWQRTIDINLTGVFLCDKYVIQQMLSQGTGGAIVNCGSIHSHVGKAGVTAYASAKGGVKLLTQSMSADYAPKGIRVNAVCPGYIDTPLIQGRTEAITQHLVGLHPMGRLGQPEEVAKAVLFLASEDASFITGTSLLVDGGYTAV from the coding sequence ATGAAGTTTGAATCCAAGGTTGTCATTGTAACGGGAGGCGCCAGCGGGATCGGCGAAGCAGCGGTAAGGCTTTTTGTGGAAGAGGGAGCCAAGGTTGTTATCGCGGATTATTCGGACCGGGGACAAGCAGTTTCCGATGAATTAAGAGGGGCAGGCTTTGAAACGCTGTTCGTTAAAACGGATGTAACCCAAGAACAGGAAGTTGCAAATATGGTGAAGCAGACGGTTGAGCATTTTGGCCGTGTCGATGTATTGTTCGCCAATGCAGGCATTGCTCATGATGCTCCTGCCGATCAGTTGTCGATGGACAACTGGCAAAGAACGATTGATATTAATCTGACAGGAGTGTTCCTGTGCGATAAATATGTAATCCAGCAAATGTTATCCCAAGGAACCGGAGGGGCGATCGTAAACTGCGGCTCAATCCATAGCCATGTCGGAAAAGCGGGCGTTACCGCCTATGCTTCCGCTAAGGGAGGCGTTAAGCTGTTAACCCAGTCGATGAGCGCAGATTATGCTCCTAAAGGGATCCGGGTCAATGCCGTATGTCCGGGATATATCGATACTCCTCTTATTCAGGGAAGAACGGAAGCGATCACCCAGCACCTGGTCGGCCTTCATCCGATGGGCCGCTTGGGACAGCCGGAAGAAGTAGCCAAAGCCGTGTTGTTCCTCGCCAGTGAAGATGCGTCCTTCATTACAGGCACGAGCTTGCTGGTGGATGGCGGATATACAGCCGTGTAA
- a CDS encoding flavin reductase family protein: MISIDPNTQSERDIYKLLIGSVVPRPIAFVTTLSEEGVLNAAPFSYFSILTSNPPMLSVSVQRKNGTAKDTARNAMQSGELVIHIVDEDNVEAVNETAANLPPDESELDRTKLTPVVSEVVKVPGVLESKIRMECVLEQVVTLNGADQLPAADLLIARVVRFHVSEELYEQGRIDAAKLKPVSRMAGNIYSALGEMFTIERPV; this comes from the coding sequence GTGATATCCATAGACCCGAATACTCAAAGCGAACGGGACATCTACAAGCTGCTGATCGGGAGCGTTGTTCCGCGGCCGATCGCTTTTGTTACGACATTATCGGAGGAAGGTGTGCTGAATGCCGCGCCGTTCAGTTATTTCTCCATTCTGACGAGCAATCCCCCCATGCTGTCCGTTTCCGTTCAGCGGAAGAACGGCACGGCGAAGGATACAGCGAGAAATGCCATGCAAAGCGGCGAGCTTGTCATCCACATCGTGGACGAAGACAACGTTGAGGCCGTGAATGAAACGGCGGCGAACCTGCCTCCGGACGAGAGTGAGCTTGACCGAACCAAACTAACCCCTGTCGTAAGCGAGGTTGTTAAGGTTCCCGGCGTTCTGGAATCCAAGATTCGCATGGAATGCGTGCTGGAGCAGGTGGTCACGTTGAATGGCGCGGATCAGCTGCCTGCTGCTGATCTGCTGATTGCCCGCGTAGTCCGCTTTCATGTTTCGGAGGAGCTATACGAGCAAGGCCGGATTGACGCTGCCAAGTTGAAGCCTGTCAGCCGTATGGCGGGAAACATCTATTCTGCACTGGGAGAGATGTTTACGATCGAGCGGCCGGTATAA
- a CDS encoding ring-cleaving dioxygenase, with translation MALQTAGIHHITAYAQDPQKNVDFYTGVLGLRMVKKTVNFDAPEVYHLYFGDEEGHPGTIITFFPSSASRRGIRGGGQVGYTTFVVPEGALPYWEQRLRSFGVSVMKAFRFNEHYLQFSDRDGLSLELVEREEGPNNGWSVDGITPDTAIKGFGGAVLFSSKWEETKKALEQVMGLTFMGVDVNYARFQSAGPFGSVIDLPMRDIPLGAGGAGTTHHIAWRAQDDEEHGNWLEWVKQHGFLPTEIKNRNYFRSLYFRERGGILFEIATDPPGFTVDEDLDSLGEQLKLPALFEPERSRIEEGLEPIEVKNTGEGQLK, from the coding sequence ATGGCATTACAAACGGCAGGCATTCATCATATTACCGCTTATGCGCAGGATCCGCAGAAAAATGTTGATTTTTATACGGGTGTGCTTGGACTCAGAATGGTCAAGAAGACGGTCAATTTCGATGCGCCTGAGGTTTACCATTTGTATTTCGGGGATGAGGAGGGGCATCCGGGGACCATTATCACCTTCTTTCCGTCTTCTGCTTCACGAAGAGGGATACGTGGAGGAGGGCAGGTTGGGTATACAACATTTGTTGTCCCTGAAGGTGCTCTGCCTTATTGGGAACAGCGGCTGCGGAGCTTTGGCGTTTCTGTCATGAAAGCATTTCGGTTTAACGAGCATTATCTTCAGTTCTCCGATCGCGATGGACTTTCTCTTGAGCTGGTTGAGCGGGAGGAAGGACCGAATAACGGCTGGTCTGTGGACGGTATTACTCCGGATACGGCGATCAAAGGGTTTGGTGGCGCGGTCCTGTTCAGCAGCAAATGGGAGGAAACGAAGAAGGCGCTGGAGCAGGTCATGGGACTGACCTTCATGGGAGTGGACGTTAATTATGCACGGTTTCAGTCAGCCGGGCCCTTCGGCAGCGTGATTGATTTGCCGATGCGGGATATCCCTTTGGGAGCCGGAGGCGCTGGAACGACCCATCATATTGCATGGCGTGCTCAAGATGATGAGGAGCACGGCAATTGGCTTGAATGGGTGAAACAACATGGCTTTTTGCCAACAGAAATTAAGAATCGCAACTATTTCAGATCGTTATATTTCAGGGAACGAGGGGGGATCTTGTTTGAGATCGCAACCGATCCGCCCGGCTTTACGGTGGATGAAGATCTGGACTCGCTGGGGGAGCAATTGAAACTTCCTGCCTTGTTTGAACCGGAGCGATCCCGTATTGAGGAAGGTCTGGAGCCTATAGAAGTCAAAAATACAGGAGAGGGGCAACTCAAGTGA
- a CDS encoding AI-2E family transporter — MLKMNKFFKLCLAVILVLIIIYLGSLVDFIFRPVLSFFSIILVPLMLSGFFYYLLRPLVDYLEKRKLNRSLAILLIYVVFAGILTGFIIGVWPSLRDQIVALVQNAPALFAKLGEQLQEWENNGFFKDIFPENSNPLTQLTDYLNQGFTFLTNYIMNLFSFVSNFAIVLFTFPIMLYYMLKEGGKFGEMIVSFLPNRFKEVGASVLDEINNALKGFIVGRVLINLALGVLMYIGFLIIGLPYALLLTVVAVIANFIPFIGAILSSIPIVIIGFIQSPGTAIWSLVVILAAQQIQDNLIGPYIFGKQLAIHPITIIILVLVGQDLGGIIGILLVVPIYMIIKIIVTRVYQLFFKEKWQKA; from the coding sequence TTGCTGAAAATGAACAAGTTTTTCAAATTATGTCTTGCCGTGATCCTGGTCCTCATTATTATTTATTTGGGGTCGCTGGTGGATTTTATATTCAGACCGGTACTTTCGTTCTTCTCGATCATCCTTGTGCCGCTGATGCTGTCCGGATTCTTCTATTACCTGCTCAGGCCGCTGGTTGATTATCTCGAAAAGCGCAAGCTAAATCGCTCGCTGGCCATTCTGCTCATATATGTCGTGTTTGCAGGTATCCTTACAGGTTTTATTATTGGAGTATGGCCATCCCTGCGGGATCAGATCGTGGCCCTTGTACAGAATGCCCCCGCTTTGTTTGCAAAGCTTGGCGAGCAGCTGCAGGAATGGGAGAATAACGGCTTCTTCAAGGATATATTCCCGGAGAACTCCAATCCGCTTACACAGCTAACCGATTATTTGAACCAAGGCTTCACGTTCCTCACGAATTATATTATGAACCTGTTTTCGTTTGTTTCGAATTTTGCCATCGTTTTATTTACGTTCCCGATCATGCTGTACTACATGCTGAAGGAAGGCGGGAAGTTCGGGGAGATGATTGTCAGCTTTCTACCTAACCGGTTCAAGGAAGTGGGCGCATCGGTGCTGGATGAAATCAATAACGCGCTCAAAGGGTTTATCGTGGGCCGGGTCCTCATCAATCTGGCGCTGGGCGTCTTGATGTATATCGGGTTCCTGATTATTGGTTTGCCTTATGCGCTGCTGCTGACGGTTGTCGCTGTCATTGCGAATTTCATACCGTTTATTGGAGCTATTCTTTCCTCGATCCCGATTGTGATCATCGGGTTCATCCAATCCCCGGGGACGGCGATCTGGTCGCTTGTTGTCATTCTGGCAGCCCAGCAGATTCAGGATAACCTGATTGGTCCGTATATCTTCGGCAAACAACTGGCAATTCACCCCATTACAATCATTATCCTGGTTCTGGTGGGACAGGATCTGGGCGGAATTATAGGGATTCTGCTGGTGGTACCGATTTACATGATCATTAAGATTATCGTAACCAGAGTGTATCAGCTGTTCTTTAAGGAAAAATGGCAAAAAGCATAA